A single genomic interval of uncultured Pseudodesulfovibrio sp. harbors:
- a CDS encoding efflux RND transporter periplasmic adaptor subunit — translation MRKEIIFCLLTALLLAGCKEEVKKAQPIRPVRVFKVEGQAKSEMRTFPGKVKATREVTLAFRVPGQIVELKVKEGDFVKKGQLIALLDQRDFQAAVADLEAKILGAESVLNEAKLNIERSQKLISGKIIAQSEFDSAQSNYATSRANVLSLKQSLRRARLNLQYTRLEAPFDGVVAVKEIDNHEYVQAKEPIVQLEDTSSLDVVMNVPEAVWVKAFKSGNMDMGNAVATFEAFPGKTFPLTMKEFQTKANAGTQTYEVTLNMDAPEDLNVHPGMTAEIRSSMPTAQTAETVNIPVSAVAGTPEGGKFVWLIKDDNTVSKRKVEVGRILNDMFSVDNGVTRGETIVVAGVHFLHEGQKVKILEGRIGGRE, via the coding sequence ATGAGAAAGGAAATCATATTCTGCCTGCTGACAGCGCTCCTGCTTGCCGGCTGCAAGGAAGAAGTGAAAAAGGCCCAGCCGATTCGGCCGGTGCGGGTCTTCAAGGTTGAAGGTCAGGCGAAGTCGGAAATGCGGACATTTCCCGGCAAGGTCAAGGCGACACGGGAGGTCACGCTGGCTTTCCGCGTACCCGGGCAAATCGTCGAGTTGAAAGTGAAAGAAGGCGACTTCGTCAAAAAGGGGCAGCTTATCGCCCTGCTTGACCAGCGGGATTTTCAAGCTGCGGTCGCCGACCTTGAAGCCAAGATTCTCGGTGCCGAGTCCGTGCTGAATGAAGCCAAGCTCAACATAGAAAGAAGCCAGAAACTCATTTCCGGAAAGATTATTGCCCAGTCCGAATTCGATTCCGCGCAAAGCAACTACGCCACCAGCCGCGCCAATGTCCTGTCGCTGAAACAATCCCTGCGCCGCGCACGGCTCAACCTGCAATACACAAGGCTGGAAGCGCCCTTTGACGGAGTGGTCGCGGTCAAGGAGATCGACAACCACGAGTATGTTCAGGCCAAGGAACCGATTGTCCAGTTGGAAGATACGTCTTCCCTCGACGTGGTCATGAACGTGCCGGAAGCCGTGTGGGTCAAGGCATTCAAGTCCGGCAACATGGACATGGGCAACGCCGTGGCCACGTTCGAGGCATTCCCGGGCAAGACCTTTCCGCTGACCATGAAGGAATTCCAGACCAAGGCCAATGCGGGTACGCAGACATATGAAGTCACCCTGAACATGGACGCCCCGGAAGACCTGAATGTCCATCCCGGCATGACCGCGGAAATCCGAAGCAGCATGCCGACGGCTCAAACAGCCGAAACGGTAAACATCCCTGTATCGGCTGTGGCCGGAACGCCGGAAGGCGGAAAATTCGTCTGGCTGATCAAGGACGACAACACCGTCAGCAAACGAAAAGTGGAAGTCGGCCGCATTCTCAACGACATGTTCTCCGTAGACAACGGCGTGACCAGAGGCGAAACCATCGTGGTCGCCGGGGTCCATTTCCTTCACGAAGGCCAGAAGGTGAAAATCCTTGAAGGCCGGATCGGAGGCAGGGAATGA
- a CDS encoding alpha/beta hydrolase produces the protein MKRLTLIILLAGMLMVPWSGVHAGEDGKAFDAHATSFSYFFKDADMDFHFGNLVLGSAVNGGVEIGEAFYAASQIKDGDAVSWQTAWYELAKRVEVRGLEALKFGHTVSAREQLLRAAYYYRISLLAMLPDNPELEKRGLKCRSLMKQAGALFEPPLEYFEIPFEDTVLPGFFRKADSSAKPTKTLLMIGGGETYIEDLFFYIARQAHERGYNFMTVDLPGQGMLPHAGHVFRTDTNVPMKAVVDYALSRSDVDPKKLAAYGISGGGLFVPQAAMHDPRLKAVAMSSAVVDAYPLFAAMPAALASKDEIASWTSFHGNVVKSICWRYGVNQPSGLIEANLGNTFDASKIAAPALLIVGEGEYRSKEVQRQQKVALDNFPDSRSTMVVTPSDEGATNHCIMENRSVVGQVLFDWLDTIFK, from the coding sequence ATGAAGAGACTCACTCTCATCATACTGCTTGCCGGGATGCTGATGGTCCCGTGGAGCGGTGTTCATGCTGGGGAAGACGGCAAGGCATTTGATGCCCACGCCACCAGTTTCAGCTACTTTTTCAAGGATGCCGATATGGACTTCCATTTCGGAAACCTTGTGCTCGGTTCGGCGGTGAACGGCGGTGTCGAGATCGGCGAGGCGTTTTATGCCGCCTCGCAGATCAAGGATGGAGACGCCGTCAGTTGGCAGACCGCATGGTATGAACTGGCCAAGCGGGTCGAGGTCCGCGGGCTTGAGGCATTGAAGTTCGGGCATACCGTGAGCGCCCGGGAACAGTTGCTTCGTGCGGCGTACTATTATCGCATTTCACTGCTTGCCATGCTGCCGGACAATCCCGAACTGGAGAAGCGCGGCCTCAAGTGCCGCAGCCTCATGAAACAGGCGGGAGCGCTTTTCGAGCCGCCTCTGGAGTATTTCGAAATTCCCTTCGAGGACACCGTCCTTCCGGGATTTTTCCGCAAGGCTGACTCTTCGGCCAAACCCACCAAGACCCTGCTGATGATCGGCGGCGGCGAAACGTATATCGAAGACCTCTTCTTCTACATCGCACGGCAGGCGCATGAACGCGGCTACAATTTCATGACCGTCGACCTGCCCGGGCAGGGTATGCTGCCGCACGCAGGCCATGTCTTTCGAACCGATACCAACGTGCCCATGAAGGCGGTGGTGGATTATGCCCTCAGCCGTTCGGACGTGGACCCGAAAAAACTGGCTGCATACGGCATCAGCGGAGGCGGGTTGTTTGTTCCACAGGCCGCCATGCATGACCCGCGTCTCAAGGCGGTTGCCATGAGTTCCGCCGTTGTGGACGCCTATCCGCTCTTTGCCGCCATGCCCGCGGCGCTCGCTTCCAAGGACGAGATCGCCTCGTGGACGTCGTTTCACGGCAATGTGGTCAAGTCCATTTGCTGGCGGTACGGCGTGAATCAGCCTTCCGGGCTTATCGAAGCCAACCTCGGCAACACGTTTGACGCGTCGAAAATCGCCGCTCCCGCCCTGCTCATTGTCGGTGAAGGGGAATACCGGAGCAAGGAAGTCCAGCGGCAGCAGAAGGTCGCGCTGGACAACTTCCCGGATTCACGAAGCACCATGGTCGTGACGCCGTCCGACGAGGGGGCGACCAATCACTGCATCATGGAAAACCGCAGTGTCGTGGGACAGGTGCTCTTTGATTGGCTGGATACCATATTCAAGTAA
- a CDS encoding efflux RND transporter permease subunit, with product MNLAELTIRKKTVSLVLTLAFLVGGVLAFLEMPRLEDPEFTIKEALVVTNYPGATPIEVANEVTDVIESAAQQMGQLKKVTSINNRGQSIVTVEVQDNYDKNTLPQVWDELRRKVNDAQPSLPPGAGPSLVIDDFSDVYGILLSVTGEGYSQQDLQDYVDYLRKQLLLVDNVAKITIWGKQQETVFVEISRARMSRMGISMDAVRQTLSQRNLVVPAGNVRVGNEYIEISPTGNVESVEDLGDLFIKDAKGENLVPLRDIADIHRGYTDPPSQVMRYNSQNAIALGISMVSSANVVDLGKAIDAKLETLESQTPVGITVNQVYYQPKRVEQAVSSFVISLAEAVGIVIVVLLLFMGMQSGLLIGIILLITICGSFIFIQMAGVALERISLGALIIALGMLVDNAIVVVEGLLIRYQKGVDRLTAAIEVVNQNKWPLLGATVIAIMAFAGIGLSQDKVGEFCKSLFIVLFISLFMSWITAVTITPLLCDMFLHPKPLDGEDPYGGFIFRLYRGFLEFCLHHRVATMTTLGIMLAVSIYGFGFVKQSFFPNSTQPRFFIHYWLPQGADIRATSDDLKQIEQAILKDDRVKSVTSFAGQGAPRFILTYPPEKTNTSYGMLLVEVNDYLQIDAILAEYKRKIAAEYPNAEPKLKKFRLGPGRDASIEVRFSGPDTRVLRDLSLKAQQIMHASGNAEGVRDNWRQEVKIVKPVISEAQAKLAGITRPALANTMEMVFSGSSVGVYREGDKLLPIVLRLPEKERTAIEEIGNVQIFSPVAGQMIPIEEVVSDFRTEMEFGTLKTRNRLLTVTASCDPASGLPSVLFKKLQPQIESIELPAGYSMEWGGEFEDSRDAQKSLAASLILPFTIMILVTVMLFNNLRNPLIIWLTVPLAIIGVTSGLLVTGEAFGFMALLGFLSLSGMLIKNSVVLLDQIKLELEEGKDPYTAIVHASVSRIRPVAMAAATTILGMIPLVADAFFSAMAVTIMSGLAFATVLTLIVVPVLFAMFHKVKTPAD from the coding sequence ATGAACCTGGCCGAACTGACCATCCGCAAAAAAACGGTCTCGCTTGTCCTGACCTTGGCCTTCCTTGTCGGTGGTGTGCTCGCATTTCTCGAAATGCCCCGCCTGGAAGACCCGGAATTCACCATCAAGGAGGCGCTGGTTGTCACCAACTATCCCGGTGCCACTCCTATTGAAGTAGCCAACGAAGTGACCGACGTCATCGAAAGCGCGGCCCAGCAGATGGGCCAGCTCAAGAAGGTGACATCCATCAACAACCGGGGCCAGTCCATCGTCACTGTCGAAGTGCAGGACAACTACGACAAAAACACCCTGCCTCAGGTCTGGGACGAGCTTCGACGCAAGGTCAACGACGCACAGCCATCCCTGCCCCCGGGCGCAGGCCCTTCGCTCGTAATCGATGATTTCAGCGACGTCTACGGCATCCTGCTTTCCGTCACAGGCGAGGGCTACTCACAGCAGGACTTGCAGGATTATGTCGATTACCTTCGCAAGCAACTGCTTCTGGTGGACAATGTCGCCAAGATCACCATCTGGGGCAAACAGCAGGAAACCGTTTTCGTCGAGATATCCCGCGCCCGCATGAGCCGAATGGGCATCTCCATGGACGCGGTCCGGCAGACGCTTTCACAGCGAAACCTCGTGGTTCCCGCAGGCAATGTCCGCGTCGGCAATGAATACATCGAGATTTCACCCACTGGAAACGTCGAATCCGTGGAAGACCTCGGCGACCTGTTCATCAAGGACGCCAAGGGAGAAAACCTCGTTCCGCTGCGGGATATCGCCGACATTCACCGAGGCTACACCGATCCGCCGTCACAAGTCATGCGGTACAACAGCCAGAACGCCATCGCGCTCGGCATCTCGATGGTCTCGTCCGCCAATGTCGTGGACCTCGGCAAGGCCATCGACGCCAAGCTGGAAACGCTTGAGTCACAAACCCCGGTGGGCATCACCGTCAATCAGGTCTATTACCAGCCCAAGCGGGTGGAACAGGCCGTCAGCTCCTTTGTCATCAGTCTGGCCGAGGCCGTGGGTATCGTCATCGTCGTTCTTCTGCTCTTCATGGGCATGCAGAGCGGTCTCCTCATCGGCATCATTCTGCTCATCACCATATGCGGCTCGTTCATCTTCATCCAGATGGCGGGCGTAGCGCTGGAGCGTATCTCGCTCGGCGCACTCATCATCGCGCTCGGCATGCTCGTGGACAACGCCATCGTCGTGGTCGAAGGATTGCTGATACGCTATCAGAAAGGAGTGGACCGTCTCACGGCGGCCATAGAAGTCGTCAACCAGAACAAGTGGCCCCTGCTCGGAGCGACGGTCATCGCAATCATGGCCTTTGCCGGAATCGGATTGAGTCAGGACAAGGTCGGTGAATTCTGCAAATCGCTCTTCATCGTCCTGTTCATCTCGCTGTTCATGAGCTGGATAACCGCCGTGACCATTACGCCGCTGTTGTGTGACATGTTCCTGCACCCCAAACCCCTTGACGGTGAAGACCCGTACGGTGGCTTCATCTTCCGGCTGTATCGCGGATTCCTCGAATTCTGCCTGCACCACCGGGTTGCCACCATGACCACGCTCGGCATCATGCTCGCCGTTTCCATCTACGGATTCGGATTCGTCAAGCAGAGCTTCTTCCCGAACTCCACCCAACCACGGTTCTTCATACACTACTGGCTGCCGCAGGGGGCCGACATCCGGGCCACGAGCGACGACCTGAAACAGATCGAGCAGGCCATTCTCAAGGATGACCGCGTCAAGTCCGTCACCTCGTTTGCCGGACAGGGCGCTCCCCGCTTCATCCTCACCTACCCGCCCGAAAAGACGAACACGTCATACGGCATGCTGCTCGTCGAGGTGAACGACTATCTCCAGATCGACGCCATCCTTGCCGAATACAAACGCAAAATAGCAGCGGAATATCCCAATGCGGAACCAAAACTCAAGAAGTTCCGCCTCGGTCCAGGACGCGACGCCTCCATCGAAGTCCGGTTCAGCGGTCCCGACACCCGCGTATTGCGCGACCTGTCGCTCAAGGCTCAGCAGATCATGCACGCCAGCGGCAATGCCGAAGGCGTCCGGGACAACTGGCGTCAGGAAGTGAAAATCGTCAAACCGGTCATCTCCGAAGCACAGGCAAAACTGGCGGGCATCACCCGTCCGGCGCTGGCCAACACCATGGAGATGGTCTTCAGCGGCTCCTCCGTCGGCGTATACCGCGAAGGCGACAAGCTCCTGCCCATCGTTCTCCGCCTGCCGGAAAAAGAACGTACCGCCATCGAGGAAATCGGCAACGTGCAGATATTCAGCCCGGTGGCAGGACAGATGATTCCCATTGAGGAAGTTGTGTCCGACTTCAGAACGGAAATGGAATTCGGCACCCTCAAGACCCGCAACCGTTTATTGACGGTAACCGCCTCCTGCGACCCGGCAAGCGGACTGCCCTCCGTGCTCTTCAAGAAATTGCAGCCCCAGATCGAATCGATTGAACTCCCGGCAGGGTATTCAATGGAATGGGGCGGTGAATTCGAAGACTCCAGAGATGCACAGAAAAGCCTTGCGGCGTCGCTGATCCTCCCGTTCACCATCATGATTCTGGTCACGGTGATGCTCTTCAACAACCTGCGGAACCCGCTGATTATCTGGCTGACCGTTCCGCTGGCGATCATCGGTGTCACGTCAGGCCTGCTTGTGACGGGCGAGGCATTCGGCTTCATGGCACTGCTCGGATTCCTGAGCCTGTCAGGCATGCTCATCAAGAACTCGGTCGTCCTGCTCGACCAGATCAAACTGGAACTGGAAGAAGGCAAGGACCCGTACACGGCCATCGTCCATGCATCCGTCAGCCGCATCAGGCCGGTCGCCATGGCGGCAGCCACGACCATCCTCGGCATGATCCCGCTTGTGGCCGATGCCTTCTTCTCGGCCATGGCAGTCACCATCATGTCCGGGCTGGCCTTTGCCACGGTGCTGACACTGATCGTCGTTCCGGTCCTCTTCGCCATGTTCCACAAGGTCAAGACTCCGGCCGACTAA
- a CDS encoding response regulator gives MTLRRNGIHLTSFHFFLSIMVLLFVLSGCTPKEQAPRVVDGVIDLSSWDFDNSGPVRLFGDWEFNWGDGFASEDAKASDRFHVPGLWHGETAEGRSLSPFGNAVYRLRLRMPSDHPEDMAVLVAGGMSVCEVWINGTRVAASGTLGRDLESEKPVDHYVIAECPAPCNIAEITLRVSNYHNVQGGLNSDVLLGTSRQILGFYSTPRLLGASMAGALFCLSLLYMALFYMRRSGREYLYFGAFCLFWCVAILFSPSSGFLMAELVPSMPWGWYITVSMLPYGLTVPLMLMFYHRLFPKKYGPVMERVCWTVGLLYMAYILMTPPNAYDVVLFAYFLVSVVVLLYMFFCFAMDLYRREKGTGILVIGYLALGFTELDDMLFDLNIIDSASLRPVGVFLFMLSYALYLAFRFSRSFTKVQTLSEELEVTNVRLLQMDRLKDEFLANTTHELKTPLAGMVGIAESLLAGSGGGVSDMTAGHLKVIAHSGKRLSKLINDVLDLSRLRHRDIVLQSEAVRPYGATQRVVALGETLKRGNDILLVNAIPADFPPVKADPDRLEQILFNLVGNSLKFTDSGHVTVSATQRGGMAEIVVTDTGPGIAPADQKRIFNAYEQGDAHSTGGAGLGLSISRHLVELHGGILSVDSEAGNGSSFRFSLPLAETSSLSDPAGLPATSTEGEEGTSDLVQDMDPSVFVTSESLQSHSITSDGKYQVLVVDDEPVNLQVVASILNISGISFCTAENGSEALRMLEQGHEPDMLLLDVMMPDMNGYAVCRELRKKYPASVLPIVLLTVKNRVEDIVEGFSAGANDYLTKPFSREELSARVATQLKLREAYAALEENLELKRELELRRKTESGLRFMQARLAKILDTLDDAIVGVNPSNEIAFCNQPFELLVGGTAQALLGQPLASLLVGVDNKSSAALLDYAPVQAGTSGQPSLFENIAMTAGDGGETRVSFWATDMEIEEEAMCLMVVRPATVSDTPHSASIPAQLFQSLNANRQRVLNLEETMLSLESGDPESRQQVLDDLKSLDELLEGISSRMQVNKGHDKRPLAVRVMNLAVDCWTESTGTQKADMAEQSGLWNVYMERDGYFRTQTLDKYLEEGTLPGKPRWKKVLATADFRPRQLSE, from the coding sequence ATGACGCTGCGTAGGAATGGAATACATCTGACTTCGTTTCATTTTTTTCTGTCGATCATGGTCCTGCTGTTTGTCTTGTCCGGCTGCACCCCGAAGGAGCAGGCTCCACGGGTTGTGGACGGTGTTATTGATTTGTCCTCCTGGGATTTCGACAACAGCGGGCCTGTGCGCCTTTTCGGAGACTGGGAGTTTAATTGGGGTGATGGCTTTGCTTCCGAGGATGCCAAGGCGAGTGATCGTTTCCATGTCCCCGGCCTGTGGCATGGGGAAACGGCCGAGGGCCGTTCCCTGAGTCCCTTTGGTAATGCGGTGTATCGCCTTCGTCTTCGCATGCCCAGCGATCACCCTGAGGATATGGCCGTTCTGGTTGCGGGCGGCATGTCAGTCTGCGAGGTCTGGATAAACGGAACCAGAGTCGCGGCAAGCGGGACGCTCGGCAGGGACCTTGAATCTGAAAAGCCGGTCGATCATTATGTCATCGCGGAGTGTCCTGCGCCTTGCAATATCGCGGAGATCACGCTCCGGGTTTCCAATTATCACAACGTGCAGGGAGGACTGAACAGTGATGTCCTTCTCGGTACTTCCCGGCAGATACTCGGTTTTTACAGTACCCCGCGACTGCTCGGTGCCAGCATGGCCGGGGCGCTGTTCTGCCTGAGCCTGCTGTATATGGCACTGTTTTACATGCGCCGTTCCGGCAGGGAGTATCTCTATTTCGGGGCGTTCTGCCTGTTCTGGTGCGTTGCCATTCTTTTCAGCCCGTCTTCCGGCTTCCTGATGGCCGAACTTGTGCCGTCCATGCCATGGGGCTGGTATATCACTGTTTCAATGCTGCCGTACGGGCTGACCGTTCCCCTGATGCTGATGTTCTATCATCGGCTGTTCCCCAAGAAATATGGTCCGGTCATGGAGCGTGTCTGCTGGACGGTCGGCCTGTTGTACATGGCGTATATTCTCATGACGCCGCCCAATGCCTATGATGTCGTTTTGTTTGCGTATTTTCTGGTGAGCGTCGTCGTGCTGCTCTACATGTTCTTCTGTTTTGCAATGGATTTGTATCGCAGGGAAAAAGGGACCGGCATACTGGTGATCGGCTATCTCGCTCTGGGGTTCACGGAACTGGACGACATGCTTTTCGACCTGAACATCATCGATTCGGCGTCCCTTCGTCCGGTCGGTGTGTTCCTTTTCATGCTTTCCTATGCCTTGTACCTCGCGTTTCGGTTTTCCCGTTCATTTACCAAGGTGCAGACGCTTTCCGAAGAGCTGGAGGTGACCAATGTCCGCCTGTTGCAGATGGATAGGCTGAAAGATGAATTTCTTGCCAACACCACGCATGAACTGAAAACGCCGCTGGCAGGCATGGTCGGCATTGCGGAATCCCTGCTCGCCGGGTCCGGGGGCGGGGTGTCAGACATGACAGCCGGTCACTTGAAAGTCATCGCACACAGCGGAAAGAGGCTTTCAAAACTCATCAATGACGTGCTCGATCTCTCCCGATTGCGGCATCGTGACATCGTGTTGCAATCCGAAGCGGTCAGGCCGTATGGCGCGACGCAGCGGGTTGTCGCATTGGGTGAAACATTGAAGCGCGGGAATGATATCTTGCTGGTCAATGCCATCCCGGCGGATTTCCCACCGGTCAAGGCAGACCCGGATCGATTGGAGCAGATACTATTCAATCTGGTCGGAAACAGCCTGAAATTCACTGATTCAGGGCATGTGACGGTTTCGGCCACGCAGCGTGGGGGCATGGCGGAAATCGTTGTCACCGACACGGGGCCGGGTATCGCACCTGCGGATCAGAAAAGAATTTTCAATGCATACGAACAAGGAGATGCCCACAGTACGGGCGGGGCCGGTCTCGGGCTTTCCATCAGCAGGCACCTCGTGGAACTGCACGGCGGAATCCTCTCCGTTGATTCCGAAGCAGGCAATGGGAGTTCTTTCCGATTTTCCTTGCCATTGGCTGAGACGTCTTCGTTGAGTGATCCGGCAGGCCTGCCTGCTACTTCTACAGAAGGCGAAGAAGGAACGAGTGACCTCGTGCAGGATATGGACCCGTCCGTCTTCGTGACAAGTGAGTCCCTCCAGAGCCATTCGATTACTTCCGATGGCAAATATCAGGTGCTGGTGGTGGATGATGAGCCGGTGAACCTGCAAGTGGTCGCATCGATACTCAATATTTCCGGGATATCCTTTTGCACGGCGGAGAATGGCTCCGAGGCTCTGCGGATGCTTGAACAGGGCCATGAGCCGGACATGCTGCTGCTGGATGTCATGATGCCGGACATGAACGGCTATGCGGTCTGCCGTGAGCTGCGAAAAAAGTATCCTGCTTCGGTCCTGCCTATTGTCCTGCTGACAGTGAAAAACCGTGTCGAGGACATTGTGGAAGGCTTTTCCGCCGGGGCCAACGATTATCTTACCAAGCCGTTTTCACGGGAAGAACTGAGTGCGCGCGTGGCCACGCAGCTCAAGTTGCGGGAGGCATATGCCGCATTGGAAGAGAATCTGGAGTTGAAGCGGGAATTGGAACTGCGCCGAAAGACGGAAAGCGGTCTCCGGTTCATGCAGGCAAGACTGGCAAAAATACTGGATACCCTCGACGACGCCATCGTCGGTGTGAATCCGAGCAATGAGATCGCCTTTTGCAACCAGCCGTTCGAGCTGCTTGTCGGGGGCACGGCTCAGGCTTTGTTGGGGCAGCCTTTGGCTTCATTGCTTGTCGGTGTCGATAACAAGTCGAGTGCGGCCCTGCTTGATTATGCCCCGGTTCAGGCGGGAACGTCCGGCCAGCCGAGCCTCTTTGAGAACATCGCCATGACTGCCGGTGACGGTGGCGAGACCCGCGTGTCCTTCTGGGCCACTGACATGGAGATAGAGGAAGAGGCGATGTGCCTGATGGTCGTTCGTCCCGCAACGGTCTCGGACACTCCTCATTCCGCATCCATCCCTGCACAGCTGTTTCAGTCGCTGAATGCCAATCGTCAGAGGGTGCTGAATCTGGAAGAGACCATGCTTTCTCTGGAATCGGGCGATCCGGAGAGTCGGCAGCAGGTTCTGGACGACCTGAAATCTCTCGATGAACTGCTTGAAGGCATCAGTTCGCGAATGCAGGTCAACAAAGGGCATGACAAGCGCCCTCTTGCCGTTCGGGTCATGAATCTCGCTGTTGACTGCTGGACGGAATCGACAGGCACCCAAAAGGCCGACATGGCCGAGCAGTCCGGTCTCTGGAATGTCTACATGGAAAGAGATGGGTATTTCCGAACGCAGACGTTGGACAAATATCTGGAGGAAGGGACTCTGCCCGGAAAACCGCGCTGGAAAAAGGTGCTTGCCACTGCCGACTTTCGTCCTCGCCAACTGTCCGAATGA
- a CDS encoding alpha/beta hydrolase yields MCCFKVFGKHFMPFFLLAAIVLFQVPAMASGGIDPADPMVRVTSPPCDLDVNKVLAAVSKDVSRATGIKESFITYYWQTFDHIVYEGKETDRPLYVDLYVPGFFSDDDVKGMLNAVADALVDHAGVERKWLFIHTHFPLPEQVYIGGGIASWDTYRGKPNKNPRDIEERALNKFQFNDASFVFQCLWRFGVIASGASDLGELLTITSRIEDFDKESWYTSWDAMADRVRAMGDEFASSLHARSAKEAYFRATNYYRASEIYLPENDPRKHQAWENGRKAFLKAAHLSGGAIQPVRIPYEKTVLPGYFIKADDSGKKRPLLMIQTGLDGTAEDLYFILGVHAAKRGYNCLIYEGPGQGEAISVEKLPFRYDWEKVVTPVVDYAVSRPEVDPDRLAIIGYSMGGYLVPRALAFEKRIRWGIADGGVYSVYDGTMTKFPQEVRDGVGKSSRKKTVNALAYKEMEKHPDLKQFINQMLWTFDADSPYELFTKLRKYTLEDVLGKIETEMLVLNSSDDQIAGSNAQAKKFYNGLKSKKSYFEFNRGHGAQFHCQSGAPFVSSERILNWLDERAKPQLQ; encoded by the coding sequence ATGTGTTGTTTCAAGGTTTTCGGAAAACATTTCATGCCGTTCTTTCTGTTGGCGGCCATTGTGCTTTTTCAGGTGCCCGCCATGGCTTCGGGGGGCATTGATCCCGCTGATCCCATGGTCAGGGTGACCTCTCCTCCCTGTGATCTGGACGTCAACAAGGTGCTGGCGGCGGTCAGTAAGGATGTCAGCAGGGCCACGGGCATCAAGGAATCTTTCATTACCTACTATTGGCAGACCTTCGACCACATCGTTTACGAAGGCAAGGAGACGGACAGGCCGTTGTATGTCGATCTGTATGTCCCCGGTTTTTTCAGCGACGATGATGTGAAAGGCATGTTGAACGCCGTTGCCGACGCCCTTGTCGATCATGCCGGGGTCGAACGCAAGTGGCTGTTCATCCATACGCATTTTCCGCTGCCGGAGCAGGTGTATATCGGCGGCGGTATCGCCAGTTGGGATACGTATCGCGGCAAGCCGAACAAGAACCCGCGCGATATCGAAGAACGTGCCTTGAACAAGTTCCAGTTCAACGATGCTTCCTTTGTTTTCCAGTGCCTCTGGCGTTTCGGCGTGATCGCTTCCGGTGCATCCGATCTGGGTGAACTGCTGACCATCACCAGCCGGATCGAGGATTTCGACAAGGAGAGCTGGTATACGTCATGGGATGCCATGGCTGACAGGGTTCGTGCCATGGGCGACGAATTCGCTTCGTCCCTGCATGCCCGCAGCGCCAAGGAAGCCTACTTCCGCGCCACGAACTACTATCGTGCCAGTGAAATCTACCTTCCTGAAAATGATCCGCGCAAACATCAGGCGTGGGAAAACGGGCGAAAGGCCTTTCTCAAGGCCGCGCATCTTTCCGGCGGGGCGATTCAGCCTGTCCGCATTCCCTACGAAAAAACCGTGCTGCCGGGATACTTCATCAAGGCGGACGACAGCGGCAAAAAACGTCCGCTGCTGATGATTCAGACCGGGCTGGATGGCACTGCCGAGGACCTGTATTTCATTCTCGGGGTGCATGCCGCCAAGCGCGGGTACAACTGCCTGATCTATGAAGGCCCCGGACAGGGGGAGGCCATTTCCGTCGAAAAACTGCCTTTCCGGTACGACTGGGAAAAGGTCGTGACTCCGGTTGTGGATTATGCCGTGAGTCGGCCCGAGGTCGACCCCGACCGTCTCGCGATCATCGGTTATTCCATGGGCGGGTATCTCGTGCCGCGCGCGCTGGCGTTCGAGAAGCGTATCCGCTGGGGCATTGCCGACGGCGGTGTCTACAGCGTGTATGACGGGACCATGACCAAGTTTCCGCAGGAAGTGCGCGACGGTGTGGGCAAATCCAGCCGGAAGAAGACCGTGAACGCGCTCGCGTACAAGGAAATGGAAAAGCATCCCGACCTGAAACAGTTCATCAATCAGATGCTGTGGACATTTGACGCGGATTCTCCCTACGAGCTGTTTACGAAACTCAGGAAATACACTCTCGAAGACGTACTCGGGAAAATCGAGACCGAGATGCTGGTGCTGAATTCCAGCGACGACCAGATCGCCGGTTCCAACGCGCAGGCCAAGAAGTTCTACAACGGTTTGAAATCGAAGAAGAGCTATTTCGAATTCAATCGCGGCCATGGCGCACAGTTCCATTGCCAGTCCGGCGCACCGTTCGTTTCCAGTGAGCGCATTCTCAACTGGCTGGATGAACGGGCCAAACCGCAGTTGCAGTAA